CAGGTCAAGGACAGATCCTTTCACGCTGACCAGGCTCAGTGCTTTCAATGTATCCTGGTTTTCCACGTGGATTTCCCCACCCATTTGGGGAATAGCCAGCATAAGGGCCGGATCTCCGAAATACTGGAATTTGGACACATTCAAATTACTCCAGGCCTGAATTTTACCCTGAAGATATGCATTTCCCACAGTGACACAGCGGGTACTGTTTTGGGCATCCGGAAAGAGAGCGTTGTACATTTTCCGGGTGAAATCCACATTATCCAGGTTTATTACACCGCGGGTGCTGGCGATTGCACCGATTGCTCCGTTATCTGTGAGGTTAACCATCTCTTCGGCCATACTCTGGATTCCAATGTAATCCGAACGGCCCCAGTCGCAAGTAGCTGCCACAATAAAGGGATACATGCCGTTTGTCCGTACCTGGTTCAGATCCCGGTCCTTCGTAAAAACATATTCCTGGGCCCAGACAAAGGGGGAACCATGCCCGATGTAATTCATGAGGACCGTTCCTTGTTGAAAAGCTTCCAGGATGGCTTCCCGGGCGCCTACCCGTCCCATAGACCCAATCGTGGGATCATAAAGTTCGGGGAATTCAGTCAGATAGATTTTGTGAAATTTCATGGCTTTCGGCAAAACAGGCAAAATCTTATACTCTGTATCTTTGATAAATTCCGGTTCGTTTGGCCAGGGATTGGTCGGATCATCAGCCACAAGGGTTGCCCGCATCTGCCATTCACCCGGCGTTTTCCGGGTTTCATAGTCTATGATTTTTTGGACGTAGTTTTGAGCCTCCTCCGGGGAATTCACCGGAATTCTACCGACAGCCATATCAGGACTTTCATCGGATACGCTGCTGAGGTAGACAAAGGGATCATCCGTATTCCGGGTATGAATGATTGATCCGGCGGATATGGCATATTGGGGAACGAATATTTTGGATTTGCCCGAAATATTCCTGTAATCATAATCCCCATCCCCCAAAAGAACCAGATAAAAGGGAGAAGGCTGAGGTGCTCTTTGAGTCATATCATAAAGCAGGTTCCGGATGGCATGGGGATCCTGATTCCCACCACTGTATCCGGCATAAATTTCATCCATGGTGTAAATACTTACAGAAAGGGGATACGTGGGATGGTTTTCCCGGTATTCTTTCAGTCGCTCCGCTGCCGGTAAAAAATCTTTGTGTGTAACAATCACCATATCCGTTTGTTCAAAAGATTCCGGAAGCAAAGGACTTATATCAGAAACACTCATAAAAAGGGGTTCTTTAAAGTGCGATTCGGAAAGCAGCAGATAATCGGCTTCCAGAGAGGTCCGTTCATGGGCTACTGTGAAAGAGGATTGATTTTTTATCTGATACCGGGGATTCAGGGGATCGGACACATCGAACACATACACCAGGTTTCCGGAGAACCCGGAAACGGAAAATTTCAATGGAGTATTGGCAACCGGATGCCAGATACGTAAAAAATCATCAGTGGCATCCAGCTTCATGGGATATATGATTTCTACAAAATCAAGAAATGCTTTGGTATTATCACCGTTGCCGGTGTACTCAATCAGCAGGGTATTGTTTTCCTGAAGTATGCCTGAATTTATCTGAAAAACCTTGGATGCATCATTATAATCGTAAGCCGTAATAACACCCCATATCACTTCATTGTTCAAAGTGAATTCAAAATCATGACGGTGTGTCGAAAAGCCTGTTTTTGATGCACCGGCGACGCCAATACGGATATAAGCATTTTCGCAGTATTCAGGAGCCGGATTGAACAGGGCGAGCTGTATTGTTCTCAGGGCGCCCGGACCGCTGAAGGATTCGCCATACCAGTCCGTTCCTCCCTGAATCAGATTGACTTCATCCTTTTCATAATGCATCCGTCCCCAGGCATAGGAAACATTGACGGCGTTCGAGCCGGTGTTTTCCTGAATCGGGGACATTCTTTCAGAATTTGGATCCGGTATATCGGCAATAAACAGCCAGTAATGATTCACCGTTTCATAAGGATTTGTTTCAAATGCAGCATACTGGGGACCGTCTTCAGACAGGGAATACCACCCGGAAACACTTTCCCCGAAAAAGAGAATTTTATCCTGTCGTTGCATGGGCTCTTCCGTATTTCCTGTGATGAGTAGAGGAATTTCACGGATATATGGGCTTTCAGGCAGGACAAGGGTATATGGACGGCCACGCGTGGCGCTGACATACATGTGAATTCTGTTTTTATCCAGTCCGGAGAGAACCAGGCCGTTTTCTTCCAGGTATTGACCGCTGATTTCATAAATCCCTGTTTCCCGGACTCCCAGCTGGTACCATGTTCCATTTTCTGCAAATCCCATTACTTTTTGAAGTTGTTGAGATACTTCAGGAAGTGTTATACGGACATCTTCCGGATTAATAACCACATTCCGGAAAAAAGCCTCTTCCTCCGGTGCCGGCGGACGGGTCTCCTTTTTTTCCGGAACCGGCTTCATGTCAAGAATCAGCCGGGCATCGGTAATAAATTCACCGGGACGGGCAAAAGGATCCACAATCAGGTCTGTCAGGGGAACGGTTCTGAAGATTCTCACCGGGGAAAAACGAACAAATTCACCGGGGGAATTTTGCCGGTTTTTTTCAAAAGGCACGGATTCCAAAACCTGAAAACTCACATCCGGCTTGCCTGTCCGTGTCAAGGCCAGGGGCAATCGAAGCACACGGGTCAGGCGGACAGAGTCATCCCGGGTTGCATTGGACTGGGAAAAAGTGAGCCGGTGTCTTTCCCGCCCTTCTATCCAAAGAGTCTCGTAATCAGGATTGGAAAAACTCAAATGAAGAATCAGTTGATTTTCCCCGGCGGTTTCCCGGACAATTCCATCAGGCAGTCCGGCCAGGATGAAAGCGGGGATCAACAGCAATAAGATGTATTTCAAGTGAATTTTCATTTTTCTCGGTGTTTTGGTATCATACTCCGGGGCGTTTATGAAGTTCCATCTCCAATCAGTTCCAGATCATATTCCGATACTTCAATACAGAGTGTATGCTGAATATGATCAATGTTCACATACATGCGGGATCTATTCTTGATATCTTTCACAATACCTTTCATCCCGATAAAAGGACCGGAAACAACCCGCACCTTATGGCCTGTCTTTATGACTTTATTCACCACCTCAAAGGTTTCAGGGCGTTCAAGCATCCTGTGGATAAAATCGATCTGGAAATCGGGGATATGGGCCATTTGTCCCTGAAAGGTGATAAAGCCCTGAACGCCCGGCACATCCAGAACATAGTATTTCAAGCGCTGGTCCATATTGATAAAGAGGTATCCTGAGAAAAGGGGCAATTCGATGATTTTGTAGCGATCCGACCAACGGCGTCTGCGTTTGACCATCGGCAGATAAACTTCGTAGCCCTGTTTCAGCAGTTCATCACGAATCGTCCGTTCATGTCTGGCTCTGACATGCACAGGAAACCAGAGCCGTTCTTCATTTTCCAGTTTTATCATGTTTCAACAGCTCATTCAGTTTCAGCAGTTCGGGATAATATTCATTTACTTTGGCAATAATTTCCTCATCCATCGTGATTTTATCCGGCCAGCGGCGTGTAAATCCTTCTTCCGGCATTTTTCGGGTTCCGTCAATTCCCATTTTACTGCCAAAGCCCGGCTGTGTGGATGCATGATCCAGATTATCCACCGGTCCCCGGGTAAAAAGAATATCCCGCCGGGGGTCAATATGGTTCAGAGCAGTCCACCAGGCTTCAGATGGATTCTGAACATTCACCTCTTCATCCAGAATCACAATTACTTTGGCCAGCATCATGAGTCCCAATCCCCACAATCCTTGCATCACTTTATAGGCATGTCCGGGATATTGTTTTTTTATGGAGACAAACACCAGATTATGAAATACCCCTTCCGGAGGCATGTGGTAATCCCGGATTTCAGGCATGATCATTTGGGCCAATGGCAGGAAAATCCGTTCGGTGGCATATCCCAGCCAATAATCTTCCATGGGAGGAACCCCGACAATTGTGGACGGGTAAACGGCATCTTTCCGGTGAGTGATTGCCGTGACATGAAAAACCGGGTATTCATCCTCCAGGGAATAAAATCCCGTATGATCCCCAAAGGGTCCTTCCGTGCGGAAAGGTTCCCGGGGATCCACATATCCTTCGAGGATGAAATCCGCATCTGCAGGAACCATCAGGTCAGATGTTATACTTTTCACCAGGTGAACAGGTTTTTTTTGCAGAAATCCGGCAAAAAGGTATTCATCAATATTTTCAGGTAAGGGGGCTGTAGAGACATAGGTCAGAACCGGTGGCCCTCCCAGAGCCACACAGACCGGCATTTTCTTACCCATTTTCCGGTATTTTTCGAAATGGGATGCCCCGTGTTTATGTTGTTGCCAGTGCATACCCGTTGTTGTGGCATCAAATTTCTGCATGCGGTACATACCTACATTCCGGATACCGGTCTCCGGATCTTCGGTAATTACCTGGGGAAGGGTGAAATAAGGGCCACCGTCCCGGGGCCAGCAGGTAATAACCGGCAGAGCATCAAGGCTGGCATCCTTTCCCGTCAGGATCACTTCCTGAACCGGTGCCTGTTTCACCTGTTTCGGCGGGAATTTAGCTGCTTCCAGCAACCGCGAAAAAAGAGATAGTTTATCCATAAATCCCCGGGGAGCCTTTTGCCGGATAATATCCCGGATGCGGTTGCCGATTTCATCAGGATGGGAAACACCCAATGCCAGGGAAATCCGGTCGGGAGATGCGAAAAGATTTTGAGTAACGGGAAAACCTGTCCCTTTAACCTGGTTAAAAAGGAGTGCGGGGCCACCATCTTTCACAAACCGATGGGATATTTCACTGATTTCCAGATACGGATCTACTTTCCGGTCAATTTCCAATAAATCGCCCCGTTGTTTCAGTTCGGCAATAAACTCTTTCATGGATGAAAAAAGCATCTAACCCTCCGGTTTACGGAGAAATTAAAAAATTATTTCAAGGGGAAAAAGAAAAGGTGTCGGCGACACCTTTTCCATTTTCAGTGTAATTATCCGTTTTACTCGGCAATTTCTTTATCTTTCCTGGATGTAACCAGAATGGTTACCACCATAATGATAAGCAAAACAAAGGTGGCATACCCATATTCTTTGCCGGAAAATTCAATCAGGTCTTTCAAGCGGCCAATAAGCAGCGAAATACGGCCCATGACGGCAAATCCGAAAGATGCGCCGAAAGTAATCATCAGAAAGTAGATTCCTACCCGGCTGATCTTCCCAAAAACGCCTTTGTGTTCCACAGAGAAAAAGAAGTAGAAGAGGCCGGAGACCACTCCGACAATAAGCACAATATTATTGATGCTTTCTCCGAGATTTCCGGTCCATAGGGGTAAGATGGTACCCTGAATCTGGGATAGGACATCCGAACTCAGGTATCCGTAGAGTCTGAGTCCGGCGGCCATACCAACCACATAGGCCAAGGACCAGCGACTGATCCAACCAATACTGGGGAAAAGACGCAGAAGCATAAAGATACCCAGAATCAGGGCAATCAGATACATAAAGCTTTGTTCCTGATTACCGGGAATACCATTTTCAGGGAAGACCGTATCGCTGATTAAGTTCAATCCCTTGTAGAGCTTATACCAGAACACATTGAAACCTGTGAGGGTTTCGGGATCCGCATGGGGCCAAAGCCGGCCGAAAAGATTCGGGCGGACCTGATTCCAGAAGGCAATCGTTGCCCAGTGTGCGGCGGAAACACCCACGTAAACATGTTCCGCCAATTTATAAAAGGGGTTGTCTTTATAGAGATAGCTGAAGATAGCCAATGTTAAAAAGACAGCAACCCAGGCGCCAAAAACATCATTATACATCGGTGCCTCCTAATACTTCTTTTGGGTTTTACGTTTCGCGTAATAAGCAATGTTTCCCAGGATAATAAAGAGGACAATCACCAGGTGGGCAATGGACTGTGCATCCATGGATTTTGCCGCTTCCCCACGGGTATTCCACAGCCCGTATTCCACCATGAGGGCTTCATACTCGGCGGCACCGGGCATACCGGCAACAACTCCCTTCATCTGTCCTGATTTTACATACGGCAGCAGTTGATTCACCTGAATGGAGGCATTTCCACTGCTGATTGGAATCTGGAGGGGATCTGAGGCATACAGAACCCATTCAATAGCGCCCGGATATCCGGCAGAC
Above is a genomic segment from Candidatus Neomarinimicrobiota bacterium containing:
- the porU gene encoding type IX secretion system sortase PorU, with the translated sequence MKYILLLLIPAFILAGLPDGIVRETAGENQLILHLSFSNPDYETLWIEGRERHRLTFSQSNATRDDSVRLTRVLRLPLALTRTGKPDVSFQVLESVPFEKNRQNSPGEFVRFSPVRIFRTVPLTDLIVDPFARPGEFITDARLILDMKPVPEKKETRPPAPEEEAFFRNVVINPEDVRITLPEVSQQLQKVMGFAENGTWYQLGVRETGIYEISGQYLEENGLVLSGLDKNRIHMYVSATRGRPYTLVLPESPYIREIPLLITGNTEEPMQRQDKILFFGESVSGWYSLSEDGPQYAAFETNPYETVNHYWLFIADIPDPNSERMSPIQENTGSNAVNVSYAWGRMHYEKDEVNLIQGGTDWYGESFSGPGALRTIQLALFNPAPEYCENAYIRIGVAGASKTGFSTHRHDFEFTLNNEVIWGVITAYDYNDASKVFQINSGILQENNTLLIEYTGNGDNTKAFLDFVEIIYPMKLDATDDFLRIWHPVANTPLKFSVSGFSGNLVYVFDVSDPLNPRYQIKNQSSFTVAHERTSLEADYLLLSESHFKEPLFMSVSDISPLLPESFEQTDMVIVTHKDFLPAAERLKEYRENHPTYPLSVSIYTMDEIYAGYSGGNQDPHAIRNLLYDMTQRAPQPSPFYLVLLGDGDYDYRNISGKSKIFVPQYAISAGSIIHTRNTDDPFVYLSSVSDESPDMAVGRIPVNSPEEAQNYVQKIIDYETRKTPGEWQMRATLVADDPTNPWPNEPEFIKDTEYKILPVLPKAMKFHKIYLTEFPELYDPTIGSMGRVGAREAILEAFQQGTVLMNYIGHGSPFVWAQEYVFTKDRDLNQVRTNGMYPFIVAATCDWGRSDYIGIQSMAEEMVNLTDNGAIGAIASTRGVINLDNVDFTRKMYNALFPDAQNSTRCVTVGNAYLQGKIQAWSNLNVSKFQYFGDPALMLAIPQMGGEIHVENQDTLKALSLVSVKGSVLDLQQEKITDEGLTGWIELVDSDKQIARDYRYLSGGTYRTGTLYYTLPGFRLFTGAISIEDGEFNARFMIPKDIRYEGNNGKIRLRYASPDYRIEGAAFIDSLILAGCSDTVSSDFAGPEITLLTRGESFASSLILVSDTANLIIRIKDPSGINITDATGHAILMRMQGTETNLTQKFIYDKDSWQEGSIILPVRDWFSEGEQTLEISAFDNFNNFSGETFYLLVVSSGESILTDVMNFPNPFRESTQFTFHNMQAGEAEIKIYTLSGSLLQSLHGGFVEKGFNRIPWDGRDRYGEWPAAGIYMYTLSLKHDAGESSCRGKLVILP
- a CDS encoding menaquinone biosynthesis decarboxylase translates to MLFSSMKEFIAELKQRGDLLEIDRKVDPYLEISEISHRFVKDGGPALLFNQVKGTGFPVTQNLFASPDRISLALGVSHPDEIGNRIRDIIRQKAPRGFMDKLSLFSRLLEAAKFPPKQVKQAPVQEVILTGKDASLDALPVITCWPRDGGPYFTLPQVITEDPETGIRNVGMYRMQKFDATTTGMHWQQHKHGASHFEKYRKMGKKMPVCVALGGPPVLTYVSTAPLPENIDEYLFAGFLQKKPVHLVKSITSDLMVPADADFILEGYVDPREPFRTEGPFGDHTGFYSLEDEYPVFHVTAITHRKDAVYPSTIVGVPPMEDYWLGYATERIFLPLAQMIMPEIRDYHMPPEGVFHNLVFVSIKKQYPGHAYKVMQGLWGLGLMMLAKVIVILDEEVNVQNPSEAWWTALNHIDPRRDILFTRGPVDNLDHASTQPGFGSKMGIDGTRKMPEEGFTRRWPDKITMDEEIIAKVNEYYPELLKLNELLKHDKTGK
- a CDS encoding UpxY family transcription antiterminator, encoding MIKLENEERLWFPVHVRARHERTIRDELLKQGYEVYLPMVKRRRRWSDRYKIIELPLFSGYLFINMDQRLKYYVLDVPGVQGFITFQGQMAHIPDFQIDFIHRMLERPETFEVVNKVIKTGHKVRVVSGPFIGMKGIVKDIKNRSRMYVNIDHIQHTLCIEVSEYDLELIGDGTS